One segment of Aquimarina sp. BL5 DNA contains the following:
- a CDS encoding RNA polymerase sigma factor, which produces MSKEEEFTRIIKDNEGVIFKITTIYTDRSEDQQDLYQEIVYQLWKAYDSFRGDAKVSTWMYRVALNTAITRLKKEKRKGNRIGIDQVVLKQTENYNTEFEEKLRILYAHIKMLNDLEKGLILLLLEGKKYEEIALITGLTPSNVGTRISRIKQKLKTQIIKK; this is translated from the coding sequence ATGAGTAAAGAAGAAGAGTTTACTCGAATTATTAAGGATAACGAAGGTGTTATTTTTAAAATAACTACGATATATACTGATCGATCAGAGGATCAACAGGATTTATATCAAGAAATCGTATACCAATTATGGAAAGCTTATGACAGTTTCAGAGGGGACGCTAAAGTAAGTACGTGGATGTATCGCGTGGCATTGAATACCGCAATTACTAGATTGAAAAAAGAGAAAAGAAAGGGAAATAGGATAGGAATTGATCAAGTAGTATTAAAGCAAACAGAAAATTATAATACAGAGTTCGAAGAGAAATTAAGAATCTTATATGCTCATATTAAAATGCTAAATGACTTAGAAAAGGGGCTAATTCTATTGCTTTTAGAAGGAAAGAAGTATGAAGAAATAGCTTTGATTACCGGATTGACTCCATCCAATGTGGGAACCAGAATATCTAGAATTAAACAAAAGTTGAAAACTCAAATAATAAAAAAATAA
- a CDS encoding Dabb family protein, with the protein MNFRFDISKKFQCLIFSITMLCVIISCQDATSNNNQFDKNFVHTVYFWLNNPESKEDRKLFEESLNKFLETSKYAKTNFIGIPAGTDREVVDNSYTYALVVTFSSKEEQNLYQKEEAHLLFIKEASSLWNKVQIYDAIGLD; encoded by the coding sequence ATGAATTTCAGATTTGATATTAGTAAAAAGTTCCAATGTTTAATTTTTAGTATCACAATGCTTTGTGTTATTATTTCATGTCAAGATGCTACATCAAATAACAACCAGTTTGATAAAAACTTTGTACATACAGTGTATTTTTGGCTTAATAACCCTGAGAGTAAAGAAGATAGAAAGCTTTTCGAAGAGTCATTAAATAAGTTCTTAGAAACATCAAAATATGCAAAAACTAATTTTATAGGAATACCGGCAGGTACGGATAGGGAAGTGGTAGATAATTCTTATACCTATGCGCTCGTTGTAACTTTTTCCTCTAAAGAGGAACAGAATTTATACCAAAAAGAAGAAGCTCATCTTTTATTTATTAAAGAAGCCTCTTCTTTATGGAATAAAGTACAGATATATGATGCTATAGGTTTAGATTGA
- a CDS encoding response regulator, producing the protein MIYYIVGILLVLVIIYLGYRCLALSNQLNNKNNELNSLLDSTEKRVQINQEFISSLSQELRTPLYGIMGLTNILVDEHPELESNKNLKSLKFSGDYLLTLINNVLQINVLESEEIIPIKKPFNLKELTQNIINSFSYAIENSNNSLDLEFDPDLSETLNGNPGILSQVLMNLISNALRFTRNGNVLFSVQLINKKGNVNHISFKVTHDGDEVSEEDEKSIYQEFIGIENVKKSYLGTSVNSTIVKRLAKSLNGEIILQNNSQAESEYAFVVDMETINPNNEANQTIGSGDDKQKVLIVDDNKLNLLVADKILSKENFECTTIDNGFDAIELAKDNSYDIILMDINMPKLNGIGTTKRIREFDDKTPVIALTAVDVTQLNRQIMRAGLNDYILKPYDKNILLEMIRKHVRN; encoded by the coding sequence ATGATTTATTATATCGTCGGAATTCTACTTGTATTAGTGATTATTTATTTAGGTTATCGATGTTTAGCATTGAGTAACCAACTCAATAATAAGAACAACGAGTTAAATTCTTTACTCGATTCTACAGAAAAGAGAGTTCAAATCAATCAAGAATTTATTTCCTCTCTTAGTCAAGAATTGAGAACACCATTATACGGAATTATGGGTTTAACGAATATTCTAGTTGATGAACACCCGGAACTAGAAAGCAACAAGAACCTTAAATCACTGAAATTTTCGGGAGACTACTTATTAACTCTTATTAATAACGTTCTTCAGATTAATGTTTTAGAATCTGAAGAAATTATCCCCATAAAAAAACCTTTTAATCTAAAAGAGTTGACTCAAAATATCATAAACTCTTTTAGTTATGCGATAGAGAATAGTAACAACTCATTGGATCTAGAGTTTGATCCTGATCTGTCCGAAACACTAAATGGTAATCCTGGTATTCTTTCTCAGGTATTAATGAATCTTATTAGTAATGCTCTTAGGTTTACTAGGAACGGAAATGTTCTTTTTTCTGTTCAACTTATCAATAAAAAAGGGAATGTTAATCATATTTCATTTAAGGTAACACATGATGGAGATGAAGTTTCTGAAGAAGATGAAAAATCTATATATCAAGAATTTATAGGTATTGAGAATGTTAAAAAATCATATTTAGGTACTAGTGTTAATTCTACTATAGTTAAGAGACTTGCTAAATCTTTAAATGGCGAAATCATTCTGCAAAACAATTCTCAAGCTGAATCCGAATATGCTTTTGTTGTTGATATGGAAACCATTAATCCTAACAATGAAGCGAATCAAACAATAGGAAGTGGAGATGATAAGCAAAAAGTATTAATCGTAGATGACAATAAATTGAACTTGTTGGTTGCGGATAAAATTCTTTCTAAAGAAAATTTTGAATGTACCACTATAGACAATGGTTTTGATGCTATAGAATTGGCAAAAGATAATTCCTATGACATCATTCTTATGGATATCAATATGCCAAAACTTAATGGCATAGGTACTACAAAAAGAATTAGAGAATTTGATGATAAAACTCCCGTTATTGCACTAACTGCTGTTGATGTTACTCAATTAAACAGACAGATTATGCGAGCTGGATTAAATGACTATATCTTAAAGCCTTACGATAAGAATATTTTATTAGAAATGATACGGAAGCACGTAAGGAATTAA
- a CDS encoding helix-turn-helix transcriptional regulator: protein MQDKITKILKAIADPTRREIFHALVLAATALPITHISSQFDISRQGVTKHLKTLEDAGLVQTNIKGRERFCIADTKPLKEINKWLKFYEQFWDDTLNNLGSYLDQK, encoded by the coding sequence ATGCAGGATAAAATAACTAAAATACTCAAGGCAATCGCGGATCCAACTAGAAGGGAGATATTTCACGCATTGGTTCTGGCTGCCACTGCGCTACCTATTACTCATATCTCCAGTCAGTTTGACATAAGCCGCCAAGGAGTGACCAAACATCTAAAAACACTAGAAGATGCCGGTTTAGTACAAACAAACATTAAGGGTCGAGAGCGATTTTGTATTGCAGATACAAAACCACTCAAAGAAATAAATAAATGGTTGAAGTTCTATGAACAATTCTGGGATGATACGCTGAACAATTTAGGATCTTACCTTGATCAAAAATAG